TTCCGAGTAGTTGAATCAGATCAACTGACTCTGCTGTCCATGTATAAATCATGGGAATCGCATGAATTTTCAAGCGTTTGGTGTGCTAGAAATGGCATCAAATACGCAGACATGGTAAAAGTACTGGAACTCCAAATACAGTTGACAGCAATACTATGGCGGCATAAAATCCTCTTATTCAGTTGTGGAATTCAGTGGCTCGTAGTACTGAAGTGCATCTCGGTAACGTACTTTCATCAATCGGCCCAACTTGTTAATGCTGATGAAGGAAGATATGATAGTTGCCAAGCTGGAGTATCTTGGTACATTTACCGGAATTCTGCAGTAATGAGTTTGGGCTTTCTACCTACTGTTGTCGTTTATGATCATCTTGTTTCAACAGAAGATCGAATTTACATGCGAGGTATCACGACCATTGATGCAGACTAGGTTCCTAATTTGGCAACTCCGATTTTTCACGCCTTAAAAAGTCGTGTAAATATCGAGCGGATTACTGATACAGGAGTTTTGgaagaagaaaagaagaaatttaaaaaggtGTTGGTTAAAATTAATCGTGATTCTAATTCGCAAGTGAAATTTCAATTGTTAACCAGGCGTGTCAGTTAAATTGgttgaaattaaaagtttttctcgaataatttttcaagaagaAATTTAGAAAGTACTTTCCctgtttaatattataaatttcttacaactcacttacaactaaagaatttatgtaattttatattttacttacaaatatattgttttttattaattatttaattttattgaaaaataggaGTTTATATTTGTTATGAAActgttgaaataaataattttgagaaaatttaaaattttcgcgCCGTTTTCCCTTACTCTTGCTAAACTTAACGTGGTAGATAGCGTCACATATACTTTTCCACTTTTAGTTCAGCCGGAAAAATATTTCAGCTAATTCACTTACGAGCGTCAAAACTAATTGTATAATCTTGTGAATTTCCACAGAAGacatatttaaagaaaaaaaaaaaagaaaaatagtttttagaatGATCAAGTACTCTCAACGTTAAAACAGATTAATAAAAGTAAGTAAGttgaaatatttgataaattattttttaaaaagttcttcacattaaatacttttctcaaaaataggtatttaaatatgtaaatcAAGCGcgattattaaaatcaattaatacaAAATGATGATCGAATTGTTAACAATAATTGAAGtatcaataaaaacaaaagcttgaaatatattttgaggTTAATGCTTACTAAGCTAATTAAACATCTTTGCTGGTTCTGAGTGTCCTAATGATGGTAACCGGTTATTTTGAGGAATGAGGATACATGGTTGTTCAATTGGATCATAGATGTCGCAAACGAACGTTTCTAAAACTCGTTTAGTTATTGTTGGCGCcacaatttaattaacaacggTATTACAAGCTTATTCAAAACATCTCTATTCAC
The sequence above is drawn from the Cotesia glomerata isolate CgM1 linkage group LG4, MPM_Cglom_v2.3, whole genome shotgun sequence genome and encodes:
- the LOC123264032 gene encoding probable pre-mRNA-splicing factor ATP-dependent RNA helicase mog-1; the protein is MTTIRTSQNLEALLNPLLSRLVVLATKTGCSAEHRAVIIVSMQTILTKLYSEPELDNKRDMALAKFRVVESDQLTLLSMYKSWESHEFSSVWCARNGIKYADMVKVLELQIQLTAILWRHKILLFSCGIQWLVVLKCISVTYFHQSAQLVNADEGRYDSCQAGVSWYIYRNSAVMSLGFLPTVVVYDHLVSTEDRIYMRGITTIDAD